One Dermatophagoides farinae isolate YC_2012a chromosome 1, ASM2471394v1, whole genome shotgun sequence genomic region harbors:
- the Vps28 gene encoding vacuolar protein sorting 28 produces the protein MGELYEEIRLYRTAREREHYDNMADLYSVINTLNCLEKAYIKDSITSKEYTATCSKLLVQFNVAFNQVKSDEFPTIETFMSKFRFDCPAALERIREGRPITIKDDKGNTSKCIADIVSLFITITDRLRLNMKSMDELQPDIKDLYDTMNRLTLLPQNFEGKMKIKEWLDKLSSMRASEELNEEQVRQLIFDMESSYNAFNKILHNS, from the exons ATGGGCGAACTATACGAAGAGATTCGACTTTATCGTACGGCACGTGAACGTGAACATTATGATAATATGGCCGATCTTTATTCGGTGATTAATACATTGAATTGTTTGGAAAAAGCATACATCAAAGATTCGATTACATCGAAAGAATATACGGCTACATGTTCGAAATTACTCGTACAATTCAATGTTGCATTCAATCAGGTGAAATCGGATGAATTTCCAACAATCGAAACATTTATGAGTAAATTCCGTTTCGATTGTCCAGCTGCATTGGAACGTATACGTGAAGGAAGGCCAATTACGATTAAGGATGATAAAGGCAATACCTCAAAATGTATTGCTGATATTGTATCGCTATTCATAACAATTACTGATCGTTTACGTTTAAATATGAAATCTATGGATGAg TTACAACCCGATATCAAAGATTTATACGATACAATGAATCGTTTGACATTGTTGCCACAGAATTTTGaaggaaaaatgaaaatcaaagaatGGCTAGATAAATTGTCATCGATGCGTGCCAGTGAGGAATTGAATGAGGAACAAGTACGACAATTAATTTTCGATATGGAATCATCATACAATGctttcaacaaaattctaCATAATTCTTAG
- the LOC124491582 gene encoding uncharacterized protein LOC124491582 isoform X2 gives MKSLFILWPFASIITIVQCIPQPQPQPISTIVNTGSSAVARSEDGHGNYAFGYNENHATGGSFRKEKGAPGIQIGSYGLRAADGRMRIVNYVADVNGFRASVETNEPGTTVDSKQMQPAALNIINGHTVVGDGHGTISRHDAHPVAPNVYPALPSYGNQQHHHHSSGGGYNSVPMSYSTSTTHVAPAYLPQKDAYSHGLPAYPALLPPPPPPTVPALAPAQPVASVPILAKNDYPTSNYIAETNFQSSGHGPIVEKVIRPVETAISTAPATISAPNGLSIPLSISIHTLGNGLFRKSY, from the exons atgaaatctttATTCATCTTGTGGCCATTTGCTTCGATTATTACAATTGTTCAATGTATaccacaaccacaaccacaaccaaTATCGACAATTGTAAACACCGGATCATCAGCTGTAGCTAGATCTGAAGAT ggtCATGGTAATTATGCATTCggttataatgaaaatcatgcAACCGGTGGCAGTtttcgaaaagaaaaaggtgCACCCGGTATTCAAATTGGTTCATATGGTCTACGTGCTGCTGATGGCCGTATGCGTATCGTTAACTATGTGGCAGATGTGAATGGTTTTCGTGCTTCagttgaaacaaatgaacctGGAACAACAGTCGATTCAAAACAGATGCAACCAGCTGCATTGAATATCATTAATg GTCATactgttgttggtgatggcCATGGCACGATTTCCCGACATGATG CTCATCCAGTTGCTCCAAATGTTTATCCAGCATTACCATCATATggtaatcaacaacatcatcatcattcatctgGTGGTGGCTATAATTCGGTTCCAATGTCAtattcaacatcaacaacacatGTAGCTCCAGCTTATCTACCACAGAAAGATGCTTATTCCCATGGATTGCCTGCTTATCCTGCTctattaccaccaccaccaccaccaacagtACCCGCATTAGCACCAGCACAACCGGTTGCTTCAGTACCAATTTTAGCCAAAAATGATTATCCAACTTCTAATTATATTGctgaaacaaattttcaatcatccgGTCATGGACCGATTGTGGAGAAAGTAATACGACCTGTAGAAACTGCAATTTCTACAGCACCGGCAACTATTTCCGCACCAAATGGTCTATCAATTCCATTATCGATATCAATACATACTTTAGGTAATGGATTATTCCGTAAATCCTATTAA
- the LOC124491582 gene encoding uncharacterized protein LOC124491582 isoform X1, giving the protein MKSLFILWPFASIITIVQCIPQPQPQPISTIVNTGSSAVARSEDGHGNYAFGYNENHATGGSFRKEKGAPGIQIGSYGLRAADGRMRIVNYVADVNGFRASVETNEPGTTVDSKQMQPAALNIINGHTVVGDGHGTISRHDGTFSYSTSTAHIASALPNVYASPSANYAISTAHPVAPNVYPALPSYGNQQHHHHSSGGGYNSVPMSYSTSTTHVAPAYLPQKDAYSHGLPAYPALLPPPPPPTVPALAPAQPVASVPILAKNDYPTSNYIAETNFQSSGHGPIVEKVIRPVETAISTAPATISAPNGLSIPLSISIHTLGNGLFRKSY; this is encoded by the exons atgaaatctttATTCATCTTGTGGCCATTTGCTTCGATTATTACAATTGTTCAATGTATaccacaaccacaaccacaaccaaTATCGACAATTGTAAACACCGGATCATCAGCTGTAGCTAGATCTGAAGAT ggtCATGGTAATTATGCATTCggttataatgaaaatcatgcAACCGGTGGCAGTtttcgaaaagaaaaaggtgCACCCGGTATTCAAATTGGTTCATATGGTCTACGTGCTGCTGATGGCCGTATGCGTATCGTTAACTATGTGGCAGATGTGAATGGTTTTCGTGCTTCagttgaaacaaatgaacctGGAACAACAGTCGATTCAAAACAGATGCAACCAGCTGCATTGAATATCATTAATg GTCATactgttgttggtgatggcCATGGCACGATTTCCCGACATGATGGTACGTTTTCCTATTCAACTTCAACTGCCCATATTGCTTCGGCTTTACCAAATGTTTATGCATCACCTTCAGCCAATTATGCTATTTCAACAGCTCATCCAGTTGCTCCAAATGTTTATCCAGCATTACCATCATATggtaatcaacaacatcatcatcattcatctgGTGGTGGCTATAATTCGGTTCCAATGTCAtattcaacatcaacaacacatGTAGCTCCAGCTTATCTACCACAGAAAGATGCTTATTCCCATGGATTGCCTGCTTATCCTGCTctattaccaccaccaccaccaccaacagtACCCGCATTAGCACCAGCACAACCGGTTGCTTCAGTACCAATTTTAGCCAAAAATGATTATCCAACTTCTAATTATATTGctgaaacaaattttcaatcatccgGTCATGGACCGATTGTGGAGAAAGTAATACGACCTGTAGAAACTGCAATTTCTACAGCACCGGCAACTATTTCCGCACCAAATGGTCTATCAATTCCATTATCGATATCAATACATACTTTAGGTAATGGATTATTCCGTAAATCCTATTAA
- the LOC124491587 gene encoding uncharacterized protein LOC124491587, which translates to MNLKMNHRHMKSTSHQLYKKKKSRSMILNQIDHHHHHHHRHCQHHHDNGGFTTGSGDNDLTNLNWLQDVNLVKKVYSTINFQQQDSKMMMICNQSQNEIFTDKADENETKMLINDRPTLNYMDDDNEINHINHHIHNRNTNKQHDASQGNDVKPPYSYSMLIFMAIESSPTRSMMVRDIYKWIINQYPFFLTARSGWKNTIRHTLSLRKCFKKINNHHHKDSDLKGGYWYVDPEYRSILLQQAQLIGKNVLQSSSSSSSSSSSSSSLSPKLKSKILKEKFDKNIGKDLRRKKNLSTIINQSPSPNYNQKQLYSTTTTRKNARPVKMNSNYFVYNPNFIRIDNMTGNIYRNLISIISVNQSPKLYAPVPIPTIITNQNNNNNRNLSTTTALLSSTNIMDKQQRGKHYYFNLLKDKQNVCDHHHNHNHLATSGVSFNNNNNSNAQATVENNNNNNSIQQCTMMMMMKNDNSHHHHHHHQTMDESNNNFWKCCSITNKATTTTNAITMVKQQNDKKLLTADNMTEVLDQNNNRNNNENDIKISNQKSIMEIDNRYVNDDDHSNDDDDGMLRDGAQALLNFASKSFLFNMIN; encoded by the exons atgaatttaaaaatgaatcatcgtCATATGAAATCAACTAGTCATCAATTgtataaaaagaaaaaatcacgatcaatgattttgaatcaaattgatcatcatcatcatcatcatcatcgtcattgtcaacatcatcatgataatggtggCTTCACTACTGGCAgtggtgataatgatctAACAAATCTGAATTGGTTACAAGATGTTAATCTTGTCAAAAAAGTTTATTCcacaataaattttcaacaacaagattcaaaaatgatgatgatttgtaatcaaagtcaaaatgaaattttcactGATAAAgcagatgaaaatgaaacaaaaatgttaatTAATGATCGACCAACTTTGAATTATAtggatgatgacaatgaaatcaatcatataaatcatcatatccaTAATCggaatacaaacaaacaacatgaTGCTAGTCAAGGTAATGATGTAAAACCACCATATTCATATAGTATGCTCATATTTATGGCCATtgaatcatcaccaacacgTTCAATGATGGTTAGAGATATTTATAAATGgatcattaatcaatatCCATTCTTTTTGACAGCTCGATcag GCTGGAAAAATACTATTCGTCATACGTTAAGTTTACGAAaatgttttaaaaaaattaataatcatcatcataaagatTCAGATTTAAAAGGTGGATATTGGTATGTTGATCCAGAATATCGTTCCATTCTGTTGCAACAAGCACAACTTATCGGAAAAAATGtattgcaatcatcatcgtcatcatcatcatcatcgtcgtcgtcatcatcgttgtcacCAAAATTAAAGTCTaaaattttgaaagaaaaatttgataaaaatattggcAAAGATCTAAgacgaaaaaagaatttatcaaCCATTATAAATCAATCGCCATCACcgaattataatcaaaaacaattatattctacaacaacaacaagaaaaaatgccCGTCCTGTAAagatgaattcaaattattttgtttataatcCAAATTTTATACGTATCGATAATATGACGGGAAATATTTAtcgaaatttaatttcaattattagtGTTAATCAATCGCCAAAACTTTATGCACCAGTGCCAATACCAACGATTATAACtaatcagaataataataataatcgtaacCTATCAACGACGACAgcattattgtcatcaaccAACATTATggacaaacaacaacgaggtaaacattattatttcaatttattaaaagacaaacaaaatgtttgtgatcatcatcataatcataatcactTGGCAACCAGTGgtgtttcattcaacaacaacaacaacagcaacgcACAAGCTACCGTGGagaataacaataataataacagcaTACAACAAtgtacaatgatgatgatgatgaaaaatgataatagccatcatcatcatcatcatcatcaaacaatggatgaatcgaataataatttttggaAATGTTGTTCGATAACAAACAAAGCAACGACAACGACCAATGCTATAACCATggtaaaacaacaaaatgacaaaaaattattgacgGCTGATAATATGACAGAAGTTTtggatcaaaataataatagaaataataatgaaaatgatataaaaatttcgaatcaaaaatcgattatgGAAATAGATAATCGatatgtcaatgatgatgatcatagcaatgatgatgatgatggaatgtTACGTGATGGTGCACAGgcattattgaattttgcatccaaaagttttcttttcaacatgattaattga